Proteins encoded by one window of Lycium barbarum isolate Lr01 chromosome 11, ASM1917538v2, whole genome shotgun sequence:
- the LOC132618988 gene encoding probable E3 ubiquitin-protein ligase HIP1 isoform X1 → MVQRSMSYSNHIIDLGADQQSHAYIHPEPCVSYGSFTAFPHPNVHHTVVPAAGNIGNFYLHHLPNHQEGAVIYGMPLSNGVQQPHPATNVAAFATSSNNYNPYVAAPLHKSWAWNQAAPLTYLPGGTGGYVDAGNMGVQGYQVAASNGGLTSFVHAPVPQGPPHHHHLPPNMQYMGGRTMSFSPQMTASSRVDLRNSSSDSTNNPLQGVVEGGSRYIGPFPPTGFRLYRPHPREFMLEANTQHRSLPNMRVLPENRVAMLGVPGYHEVGDDVDQHRDMRLDIDHMSYEELLALGEQIGNVTTGLSEEAIVTNLKTRIFLSTETPCTLESVACEDHKTDFCVICQTDYGDQEKIGILECGHEYHEECVKKWLVVKNICPICKSTALSTKKQDL, encoded by the exons ATGGTTCAAAGGAGTATGTCATACAGTAATCACATAATTGATCTGGGAGCAGATCAGCAGAGTCATGCATATATCCATCCAGAGCCTTGTGTGTCGTATGGGAGCTTTACAGCTTTTCCACATCCAAATGTCCACCACACTGTAGTACCAGCTGCAGGTAACATTGGAAATTTCTATTTGCACCATCTACCAAACCATCAAGAGGGCGCTGTAATTTATGGGATGCCACTGTCCAATGGGGTTCAACAGCCGCATCCTGCTACCAATGTTGCAGCATTTGCAACATCATCAAATAACTATAACCCTTATGTGGCTGCTCCATTACATAAATCATGGGCCTGGAATCAGGCTGCTCCTTTAACCTATCTGCCTG GTGGTACCGGAGGCTATGTAGATGCTGGAAACATGGGTGTGCAAGGTTATCAAGTAGCTGCCAGCAATGGAGGTTTGACTAGTTTTGTGCATGCACCGGTTCCTCAAGGACCACCACACCATCATCATCTGCCGCCTAATATGCAATATATGGGAGGGCGCACTATGAGCTTCTCTCCACAGATGACAGCATCTTCACGCGTCGACCTACGGAATAGTTCGTCTGATAGCACTAATAATCCATTGCAGGGTGTTGTAGAGGGCGGGTCTAGATATATCGGACCTTTCCCACCAACTGGCTTTAGGTTGTACAGACCTCATCCAAGAGAATTCATGCTTGAAGCAAATACTCAACACCGCAGCCTCCCTAACATGAGAGTTTTGCcagaaaat AGGGTGGCAATGCTGGGTGTTCCAGGTTACCATGAAGTGGGTGATGATGTTGATCAGCACAGAGATATGCGTTTGGACATAGATCACATGTCTTATGAG GAGCTTCTTGCATTGGGGGAGCAAATTGGCAACGTGACAACTGGTTTATCAGAGGAAGCTATTGTTACCAATTTGAAAACGAGAATATTCTTGTCTACCGAGACTCCTTGCACTCTGGAAAGTGTTGCATGTGAAGATCACAAAACTGATTTCTGCGTCATATGCCAG ACTGATTACGGCGACCAAGAAAAGATTGGCATTCTTGAGTGCGGGCATGAATATCATGAAGAGTGCGTAAAGAAATGGTTGGTTGTGAAGAATATTTGCCCTATCTGCAAATCCACAGCATTGTCTACAAAGAAACAGGACTTGTGA
- the LOC132618988 gene encoding probable E3 ubiquitin-protein ligase ZFP1 isoform X2: MVQRSMSYSNHIIDLGADQQSHAYIHPEPCVSYGSFTAFPHPNVHHTVVPAAGGTGGYVDAGNMGVQGYQVAASNGGLTSFVHAPVPQGPPHHHHLPPNMQYMGGRTMSFSPQMTASSRVDLRNSSSDSTNNPLQGVVEGGSRYIGPFPPTGFRLYRPHPREFMLEANTQHRSLPNMRVLPENRVAMLGVPGYHEVGDDVDQHRDMRLDIDHMSYEELLALGEQIGNVTTGLSEEAIVTNLKTRIFLSTETPCTLESVACEDHKTDFCVICQTDYGDQEKIGILECGHEYHEECVKKWLVVKNICPICKSTALSTKKQDL, translated from the exons ATGGTTCAAAGGAGTATGTCATACAGTAATCACATAATTGATCTGGGAGCAGATCAGCAGAGTCATGCATATATCCATCCAGAGCCTTGTGTGTCGTATGGGAGCTTTACAGCTTTTCCACATCCAAATGTCCACCACACTGTAGTACCAGCTGCAG GTGGTACCGGAGGCTATGTAGATGCTGGAAACATGGGTGTGCAAGGTTATCAAGTAGCTGCCAGCAATGGAGGTTTGACTAGTTTTGTGCATGCACCGGTTCCTCAAGGACCACCACACCATCATCATCTGCCGCCTAATATGCAATATATGGGAGGGCGCACTATGAGCTTCTCTCCACAGATGACAGCATCTTCACGCGTCGACCTACGGAATAGTTCGTCTGATAGCACTAATAATCCATTGCAGGGTGTTGTAGAGGGCGGGTCTAGATATATCGGACCTTTCCCACCAACTGGCTTTAGGTTGTACAGACCTCATCCAAGAGAATTCATGCTTGAAGCAAATACTCAACACCGCAGCCTCCCTAACATGAGAGTTTTGCcagaaaat AGGGTGGCAATGCTGGGTGTTCCAGGTTACCATGAAGTGGGTGATGATGTTGATCAGCACAGAGATATGCGTTTGGACATAGATCACATGTCTTATGAG GAGCTTCTTGCATTGGGGGAGCAAATTGGCAACGTGACAACTGGTTTATCAGAGGAAGCTATTGTTACCAATTTGAAAACGAGAATATTCTTGTCTACCGAGACTCCTTGCACTCTGGAAAGTGTTGCATGTGAAGATCACAAAACTGATTTCTGCGTCATATGCCAG ACTGATTACGGCGACCAAGAAAAGATTGGCATTCTTGAGTGCGGGCATGAATATCATGAAGAGTGCGTAAAGAAATGGTTGGTTGTGAAGAATATTTGCCCTATCTGCAAATCCACAGCATTGTCTACAAAGAAACAGGACTTGTGA